From Lonchura striata isolate bLonStr1 chromosome 3, bLonStr1.mat, whole genome shotgun sequence, one genomic window encodes:
- the RHOB gene encoding rho-related GTP-binding protein RhoB has product MAAIRKKLVVVGDGACGKTCLLIVFSKDEFPEVYVPTVFENYVADIEVDGKQVELALWDTAGQEDYDRLRPLSYPDTDVILMCFSVDSPDSLENIPEKWVPEVKHFCPNVPIILVANKKDLRNDEHVRNELARMKQEPVRTEDGRAMAIRIQAYDYLECSAKTKEGVREVFETATRAALQKRYGTQNGCINCCKVL; this is encoded by the coding sequence ATGGCTGCCATCCGCAAGAAGCTGGTGGTGGTGGGGGACGGTGCCTGTGGCAAGACTTGCCTCCTCATCGTCTTCAGCAAGGACGAGTTCCCTGAGGTCTACGTGCCCACCGTCTTTGAAAACTACGTGGCGGACATAGAGGTGGACGGCAAGCAGGTGGAGCTGGCCCTGTGGGACACGGCTGGCCAGGAGGACTATGACCGCCTGCGTCCCCTTTCCTACCCGGACACCGATGTCATCCTCATGTGCTTCTCCGTGGACAGCCCGGACTCGCTGGAGAACATCCCGGAGAAGTGGGTGCCCGAAGTGAAGCACTTCTGCCCCAACGTCCCCATCATCCTGGTGGCCAACAAGAAGGACCTGCGGAACGACGAGCACGTGCGGAACGAGCTGGCCCGCATGAAGCAGGAGCCGGTGCGCACCGAGGACGGCCGGGCCATGGCCATCCGCATCCAGGCCTACGACTACCTGGAGTGCTCGGCCAAGACCAAGGAGGGTGTCCGGGAGGTCTTCGAGACTGCCACCCGGGCAGCCCTGCAGAAGCGCTACGGCACCCAGAACGGCTGCATCAACTGCTGCAAAGTCCTATAG